GGTGTTGGGGTCGGCTCTACTGGGGTTGAACTACCCAAACCTACCGCTGAAATGTCAGCCCCCATATCCTTCCCGTCGCTTGCTGCACGGTACCCCAATGAGGTTGAATTAAGCGCAAAACCTTCAATTGAGCTTGGAGAGTCACCGCCAACAAATGTGAGCTCTCCTGACAATGATCCATCATCCTGTCGGAAATACGATTGCCAGCTTGATAGGTTGTAATTCACACGATTGTTAATCACTGCTGTACCAGATGGGTATAAATTATGATGCAATGTTGAATAGTGGGGCCAACTGCCATATCTGAACACTTCGACTGTATTTGAAAAAACATTGTCACGCATAGTATTGTACTGGGCTCCGGATCCATCATTGCTTGAAGATCGAATTAACTGGATGGCGCCTCCGTAGAAAGTATTGTGCCTTATAATATTATGGTCGCCACCTGCATTGCTGCCGTCATCACCAGTCCCACCATCTTCCCCTATGAGCATACCGCAGTTTACAAATAAATTATCATGAATGTCAGCGTACTGTGATACGGTAACAATTCCACTGCTATTATTATAAAAGTAGTTATAGGCAAACTCAATCCCTGTATTTTCGGGAATACATGTATGCTTATAATAAATGGCTCTGGGAAAATTATTAAAAACAGTTCGAAAAACCTTAATACCCTGAGATCTAAAGACAAAAACACCAGCAGTGTTGATATTTCCCCATCTGTTAGGGCCTGTAAAATCACAATTTTCAACTTGCCCGTAACTTGCCCTTGCAGCCTGAAACCGAACGAGGCCTATGTTTTCACTTCCACCTTCACCAGTAAGCACTCCCCTACAGTCAGAGATTTTAAAATGAGTTGCATTGTTTGTGTTGCCGATGTACCAGAAAGTACCAGGCCCTGTGAATGCAATCCCTTGCACCTCATAGTAATCTCTATCAATGTAGATGGCCCTGTTAACGGAACTAATAAATGAGACTGTTTGATTAGAATAATTTGTGAAAAGAACGCGATTTGAACTCGATGAAGGATTAGGGTTTGATTTTGTTTCAATTGTTGACTGGATTGGATATTCACCTTGAGTAAAATAGACTGTATCACCCGGATTTACAGATGAAAAAGCCCTTGATACAGTACGCCAAGGATGGCTGATATCATTTTGTTCATAAGAGTAATTATCGTTTCCTCCTTGTGATACATACAAATCTTTGGCATAAACAATATTTCCACTTATCATGATTATAAAGAATAATTCAAAGATTCTAAGAAAAATAGAGCGCATAGTTTCCTCCAGCTAATAAATTCTAAATCAAGCCTATTTCGAGAACGTTTTGCTCATGGCCTGAAATATGATATGCAAAAATATTGCCATAAACCCAATTGATATATATTCCGTTGCATTTAGTGGGAATACTCGCAACTGTAATTGTTACGATTCTCTCTCCCATAAAAGCTTTATTTTGGGCAATAGAACCGTATCATTATAATCGGTAAAGGATATACAAATACGAATTATTTATTTCTGCTGGGCAATGACAGCCATCGTTATTCATAAATTACCCAATACTGATTTGTATATTTCGCAGTATTTTTCAGTCATTTGCATTGATGAAAATCTTTCTTTAATTGTTTTGCGAGCTTCTTTTCCGTACCTTGTTATCAATGATTGATCATAAACAAGTGTCTCTATGCAAGATCCTAATTCTAAAACATTATTTGGAGCTATACTCAGCCCGTTAATTCCATGCCCAATAACATTTACAATCTCACCAACTTTGGCAGCGATAACAGCTTTTTCGCAGGCCATGGCCTCCAGCATGGCCATAGGCAAACCTTCAGCAAGTGATGGTATCAGGAAAATATCAATCACAGATAAGATTTGCGATATGTTTTCCTGCCTTCCGGCAAAAATGATGATATTTTCTAGATTCTTATTTTTAACTTCTACTTTTAGGTATCGTTCAAATGGCCCATCGCCAACAATTAACAACCGAATATTAGGTAAATTCTTTTTAGACAAACACTCAATAACAATTTTATGGTTCTTTTCCGGCGTGAGACTGGAAATCATACCTAAAACGATTTCGCTCTCGGAAATGCCAAACTTTTTTAACAAATCTAAATTCTTTGAACGCTTATAAAAACGACTGATATCAATGCCATTAGAAACCTCAGCAGTATTATTCAATCCAAATTTATGCATCTCCTGCACTAATTCCCTTGAAACGCCAACAACCATATCAAAAAAATAGAGGAACATTATATCCATCAGTCGGTAGATTTTTAATCGGCAGGTGGATTTTTTCCATAAATGATTGGTGGATATCTTAGGGAGCCCTGTAAGGGAGGCGATACCATAGAAATCTTCTTTATAGCCGTGGCAATGAAGGACATCGACTGAATTCTTGTGAACAAATTTATTAATCTCTGAAGCACAATTCAGTGGAAAAGCTTTATTGCTTTCAAATACTGCATATTGCAAATCATTGGCTCGGGCATGATCTAAAAATTGGGGATTCGGGTCTGAAAATTCTTTAATAATACCGATGATCGAATTAAAACCAAATTTGTGCGAATTCTTGGCGATTTCCAGTATAACATTTTCCGCCCCAAGCATTGATCCTGAGCTTCTTAAGTGCAAAACTTTTTTTTTAAATTCCATAGTATTTTCTTTTTCAAAATTATATCTGTATGATCAGCGACAGTTATAGTTATCGAAGAAAAAATAGTTGAGACCTTTGCACAACCACCCTCCCCAGCCGTGCGCATTACCTGGGGTGGCCGCATATTTTACTTCTATCTCGCTTTAAAAATTCGCATAAATACTACGAAATACGTTTATCCTATTGTTATCTATGTT
This Desulfatitalea tepidiphila DNA region includes the following protein-coding sequences:
- a CDS encoding glycosyltransferase family 4 protein, whose amino-acid sequence is MEFKKKVLHLRSSGSMLGAENVILEIAKNSHKFGFNSIIGIIKEFSDPNPQFLDHARANDLQYAVFESNKAFPLNCASEINKFVHKNSVDVLHCHGYKEDFYGIASLTGLPKISTNHLWKKSTCRLKIYRLMDIMFLYFFDMVVGVSRELVQEMHKFGLNNTAEVSNGIDISRFYKRSKNLDLLKKFGISESEIVLGMISSLTPEKNHKIVIECLSKKNLPNIRLLIVGDGPFERYLKVEVKNKNLENIIIFAGRQENISQILSVIDIFLIPSLAEGLPMAMLEAMACEKAVIAAKVGEIVNVIGHGINGLSIAPNNVLELGSCIETLVYDQSLITRYGKEARKTIKERFSSMQMTEKYCEIYKSVLGNL